One window of the Oncorhynchus gorbuscha isolate QuinsamMale2020 ecotype Even-year linkage group LG17, OgorEven_v1.0, whole genome shotgun sequence genome contains the following:
- the LOC124002020 gene encoding E3 SUMO-protein ligase EGR2-like: MLNNMDLNSKDSFYPQFENCNGSSLGVENSARKDTQEMFSDAERGAPAQYTPEGAPVTLKTEASNSDFAFNPCEGPKGTSSSLAYSGRFYVEATQGGPCSTETLLNMITEIVGISTLPISEVQLSTMDSSSFGDAGVQRQSSTCSATPPLYSPGQTCPRYPDGQSGGQAQDSTSPHVSFGSPAQVRNQNSTTEPQSEAASFPVVVKNEFDSSCYEWGTFNKSDAYLETSFQTSETFPMSSDFPSDQQVDVKELLDSFSPMCPNPEMEFKVEGGIKQEQCYSDTCSQSFCSSLYPNYPVPVMDHSTNNLLKPAMFPNIELPPLSNQCDSSCQLTSPALPSTIDSILYSSLLPDSFAQSYTPRAQKAPRVRKSPAASTGPAKEKPFTCPMENCDRRFSRSDELNRHIRIHTGHKPFQCRICLRSFSRSDHLTTHTRTHTGEKPFSCDVCGKRFARSDERKRHGRVHLKQKEKMELKPQVISAWPFTLPEGI, translated from the exons ATGCTGAACAACATGGATTTGAACTCTAAAGATTCCTTCTACCCACAGTTTGAGAATTGTAACGGTTCTTCCCTGGGGGTGGAAAATAGTGCTCGGAAAGATACCCAGGAGATGTTTTCGGACGCAGAGAGAGGAGCACCTGCCCAATATACCCCTG AGGGAGCACCTGTAACCCTGAAAACTGAGGCCTCCAACTCAGATTTCGCCTTTAATCCATGTGAGGGGCCCAAAggcacctcctcctccctcgccTACTCAGGCAGATTCTATGTCGAGGCGACTCAGGGGGGCCCGTGCAGCACTGAGACATTGCTCAACATGATCACAGAAATTGTCGGTATTTCTACGTTACCGATCTCCGAAGTTCAACtgagcaccatggacagcagcaGCTTCGGCGACGCGGGCGTCCAGAGGCAATCCTCCACCTGCAGCGCCACCCCGCCCCTGTACTCGCCGGGGCAGACATGCCCCAGATACCCCGACGGTCAGTCCGGCGGCCAAGCTCAAGATTCAACCTCTCCCCACGTGAGCTTCGGCTCCCCCGCTCAAGTCCGAAACCAGAACAGCACCACCGAGCCACAGTCAGAAGCTGCGTCTTTTCCAGTGGTGGTCAAGAATGAATTCGATAGCAGCTGTTACGAATGGGGCACGTTCAATAAATCGGACGCCTATTTGGAAACGAGCTTCCAAACATCAGAAACGTTCCCGATGTCCAGTGACTTCCCGTCTGACCAACAAGTGGATGTAAAGGAACTTTTGGACTCATTTTCACCTATGTGTCCTAACCCAGAGATGGAGTTCAAAGTTGAAGGTGGAATCAAGCAGGAGCAGTGCTATTCTGACACCTGCTCTCAGAGTTTCTGCAGTTCTCTTTACCCCAACTACCCAGTGCCAGTCATGGACCACTCAACCAACAACCTCCTCAAGCCAGCTATGTTTCCCAACATTGAACTTCCGCCATTATCTAATCAGTGCGATTCGTCTTGCCAGCTGACCTCACCAGCTTTACCCAGTACTATAGACTCAATTCTTTACTCCTCCTTGTTGCCAGACTCCTTTGCCCAAAGTTACACGCCGCGCGCGCAAAAGGCACCGCGTGTCAGGAAAAGCCCCGCCGCCTCTACCGGGCCTGCCAAAGAGAAACCCTTCACCTGCCCCATGGAGAACTGCGACCGGCGCTTCTCCCGTTCGGATGAACTCAACAGGCACATCCGCATCCACACGGGACACAAACCCTTTCAGTGCCGCATCTGTCTGCGCAGTTTCAGCCGTAGCGACCACCTCACCACCCACACCCGGACTCACACGGGAGAGAAGCCGTTCTCCTGCGACGTATGCGGCAAAAGGTTCGCTCGGAGCGACGAGAGGAAACGGCACGGTCGCGTGCACCTGAAACAGAAAGAAAAGATGGAGCTGAAGCCACAAGTGATCAGTGCGTGGCCATTTACTCTTCCCGAGGGAATTTGA